Proteins co-encoded in one Afipia sp. P52-10 genomic window:
- a CDS encoding GNAT family N-acetyltransferase gives MQIRDARAADIDGIVAIYNDAVSNTTAIWNEVEVDAANRAAWLADRQRQGYPVLVAVGDDGAVLGYATFGDWRAFDGYRHTVEHSVYVRGDQRGGGIGTALMLGLIGCARRLGKHVMVAAIEARNEASIKLHHKLGFETVGHMKEVGTKFGIWLDLAFLQLTLDRRSDPDAPVRRA, from the coding sequence ATGCAGATCAGGGACGCCAGGGCGGCGGACATCGACGGTATCGTGGCGATCTATAACGACGCTGTCAGCAACACCACCGCAATCTGGAACGAGGTCGAGGTCGACGCCGCCAACCGCGCCGCCTGGCTGGCCGACCGGCAGCGCCAGGGCTACCCGGTGCTGGTGGCGGTCGGCGACGATGGCGCTGTGCTCGGCTACGCCACCTTCGGCGACTGGCGGGCGTTCGACGGTTACCGGCACACGGTCGAACACTCCGTCTATGTGCGGGGGGATCAGCGCGGCGGCGGCATCGGCACAGCGCTAATGCTCGGCCTGATCGGCTGCGCCCGAAGGCTCGGCAAGCATGTCATGGTCGCAGCGATCGAAGCCCGCAACGAGGCGTCGATCAAGCTGCATCACAAACTCGGCTTCGAAACTGTCGGCCATATGAAGGAGGTCGGCACCAAGTTCGGCATCTGGCTCGACCTCGCGTTCCTGCAATTGACGCTCGACCGCCGCAGCGACCCGGACGCGCCCGTCAGGCGCGCGTGA
- a CDS encoding Hsp33 family molecular chaperone: MTDDTLVREPSAAPLHDALIPFEVASLDLRGRLVKLGPALDDILTKHAYPPAVSKVLGEAIVLTSLLGSSLKFEGRFILQTQTDGPISMIVVNFTAPDKLRAYARFDTTRLKFGQTTGELLGKGHLAMTIDQGSDMSRYQGLVALDGGDLEAAAHEYFLRSEQIPTRVRLAVGEELRGQGGPRHRWRAGGLLLQFLPKSPERARQADLHPGDAPEGTEPHTTEVDDAWVEGQSLMQTVEDVELIDPELSGERLLFRLFHERGVRVFQPQHVQAKCSCSRQAVEGMLKGFTKRERIEMVKDSKIEVTCEFCSSVYTFTPEEADAV, encoded by the coding sequence ATGACGGATGACACTCTCGTTCGCGAGCCGTCGGCAGCGCCGCTGCACGACGCGCTGATTCCATTCGAGGTCGCCTCGCTCGACCTGCGCGGCCGGCTGGTCAAGCTCGGCCCGGCGCTGGACGATATCCTGACCAAGCACGCTTATCCGCCCGCGGTGAGCAAGGTGCTCGGCGAGGCGATCGTGCTCACCTCGCTGCTCGGCTCGTCGTTGAAGTTCGAAGGGCGCTTCATCCTGCAGACCCAGACCGACGGTCCGATCTCGATGATCGTCGTCAACTTCACGGCGCCGGACAAGCTGCGCGCCTATGCGCGCTTCGATACCACGCGATTGAAGTTCGGCCAGACCACCGGCGAACTGCTGGGCAAGGGCCATCTGGCGATGACCATCGATCAGGGCTCGGACATGAGCCGCTATCAGGGGCTGGTGGCGCTGGACGGCGGCGATCTGGAAGCGGCCGCGCACGAATACTTCCTGCGCTCGGAGCAGATTCCGACGCGTGTGCGGCTTGCGGTTGGCGAGGAGCTGCGTGGGCAGGGCGGGCCCCGTCATCGTTGGCGTGCTGGCGGATTGCTGCTGCAGTTCCTGCCGAAATCGCCGGAGCGCGCGCGGCAGGCGGATCTGCATCCAGGCGATGCGCCGGAAGGAACCGAGCCGCACACCACCGAGGTCGATGACGCCTGGGTCGAGGGTCAGTCGCTGATGCAGACGGTGGAGGATGTCGAACTGATCGATCCGGAGCTGTCCGGCGAGCGGCTGCTGTTCCGCCTGTTCCATGAGCGCGGCGTGCGGGTGTTTCAGCCGCAGCATGTCCAGGCCAAGTGCTCGTGTTCGCGCCAGGCGGTGGAGGGCATGCTGAAGGGCTTCACCAAGCGCGAGCGGATCGAGATGGTGAAGGACAGCAAGATCGAGGTGACCTGCGAATTCTGCTCCTCGGTCTACACGTTCACGCCGGAAGAGGCCGACGCGGTTTGA
- the argF gene encoding ornithine carbamoyltransferase, with product MPPRHFLDISALPQADLRAMLDTSLALKTRRKQGLNGTADRPLAGKTLAMIFEKPSTRTRVSFDVGMRQLGGEAIMLTGAEMQLGRGETIADTARVLSRYVDAIMIRILSHDALLELAEHATVPVINGLTRLSHPCQVMADVMTYEEHRGPITGRTVAWSGDDNNVLASWVHAAQRFDFKLNVATPPELAPKKPLKDWIKLNNAAVRLGNDPEEMVRDADCVVTDTWVSMGDKDGEHRHNLLRRYQVNAKLMSLAKPDALFMHCLPAHRGEEVTDEVIDGPQSVVFDEAENRLHAQKGILAWCFNAAKPE from the coding sequence ATGCCGCCTCGTCATTTTCTCGATATCAGCGCATTACCGCAGGCCGACCTGCGGGCGATGCTGGACACCAGCCTCGCGTTGAAGACTCGGCGCAAGCAGGGGCTGAACGGCACCGCCGACCGTCCGCTCGCGGGCAAGACGCTGGCGATGATCTTTGAAAAGCCCTCAACGCGAACGCGGGTGTCGTTCGACGTCGGCATGCGCCAGCTCGGCGGCGAGGCGATCATGCTGACCGGCGCCGAGATGCAACTCGGCCGCGGCGAGACGATCGCCGACACCGCACGGGTGCTGTCGCGCTATGTCGACGCCATCATGATCCGTATCCTCAGCCACGATGCGCTGCTGGAACTCGCCGAGCACGCCACCGTGCCGGTGATCAACGGGCTGACGCGGTTGTCGCATCCGTGCCAGGTGATGGCCGACGTGATGACCTATGAGGAGCATCGCGGGCCTATCACCGGACGCACCGTGGCCTGGAGCGGCGACGACAACAACGTGCTGGCCTCCTGGGTGCATGCGGCGCAGCGCTTCGATTTCAAGCTCAACGTCGCGACCCCGCCGGAACTGGCGCCGAAGAAGCCGCTGAAGGATTGGATCAAGCTGAACAATGCCGCGGTGCGGCTCGGCAACGACCCGGAGGAGATGGTGCGCGATGCCGACTGCGTCGTCACCGATACCTGGGTCTCGATGGGGGATAAGGATGGCGAGCATCGCCACAACCTGTTGCGGCGCTATCAGGTCAATGCCAAGCTGATGTCGTTGGCCAAGCCCGACGCGCTGTTCATGCATTGTCTGCCAGCGCACCGTGGCGAGGAGGTGACCGATGAGGTCATCGATGGTCCACAGTCGGTGGTGTTTGATGAGGCCGAGAACCGCCTGCACGCGCAAAAAGGTATTCTTGCCTGGTGTTTTAACGCGGCGAAGCCGGAATGA
- a CDS encoding aspartate aminotransferase family protein: protein MNQIAQTHLLPVFARADVAFERGEGAWLIATNGDRYLDFGSGVAVNALGHAHPHLVKAMTEQLGKVWHVSNLYSMPDGEKLARRLCEASFADVAFFCNSGAEAVECAIKMARKYQHASGKGERYRIITFEGAFHGRTLATIAAGGQAKYLEGFGPPVEGFDQVPLGDIEAVKTAIGPQTAAIMIEPLQGEGGVRSPSPQFFKALRELCDRNGLLLVFDEVQTGMGRTGEIFAYKRTGVTPDIMSLAKALGGGFPIGACLATKEAAKGMTAGTHGSTFGGNPLAMTAANAVLDVMLAPGFVDHVQRMSLLLKQKLAGICDRHPDILSEVRGEGLLLGVKAVIPAGDLGNALRDEKLLTVAAGDNVLRMLPPLIVSEAEIDEAVQRIERACAKLSAAAKRGVA from the coding sequence ATGAACCAGATCGCACAGACCCATCTGCTTCCCGTTTTCGCCCGTGCCGACGTCGCCTTCGAGCGCGGCGAGGGGGCGTGGCTGATCGCGACGAACGGCGATCGTTATCTCGATTTCGGCAGCGGCGTCGCAGTCAATGCGCTCGGCCATGCACATCCGCATCTGGTCAAGGCGATGACCGAGCAGCTCGGCAAGGTCTGGCACGTCTCCAACCTCTATTCGATGCCCGACGGCGAGAAGCTCGCGCGCCGGCTGTGCGAGGCGAGCTTTGCCGACGTCGCCTTCTTCTGCAACTCCGGCGCCGAAGCGGTGGAGTGCGCGATCAAGATGGCGCGCAAGTATCAGCATGCGAGCGGCAAGGGCGAACGCTATCGCATCATCACGTTCGAAGGCGCATTCCATGGCCGCACGCTTGCGACCATCGCCGCCGGCGGCCAGGCGAAATATCTCGAAGGCTTCGGCCCGCCGGTCGAAGGCTTCGATCAGGTGCCGCTCGGCGACATCGAGGCGGTCAAGACGGCGATCGGTCCGCAGACCGCGGCGATCATGATCGAGCCGCTGCAGGGCGAGGGCGGCGTGCGTTCGCCATCGCCGCAGTTCTTCAAGGCGCTGCGCGAGCTGTGCGACCGTAACGGGCTGCTGCTGGTGTTCGACGAGGTGCAGACCGGCATGGGCCGCACCGGTGAGATTTTCGCCTACAAGCGGACCGGCGTGACGCCGGACATCATGTCGCTCGCCAAGGCGCTCGGTGGCGGCTTCCCGATCGGTGCATGCCTTGCAACGAAGGAAGCGGCCAAGGGTATGACGGCCGGCACGCATGGCTCCACCTTCGGCGGCAATCCGCTGGCGATGACGGCAGCCAATGCGGTGCTCGACGTGATGCTGGCGCCGGGCTTCGTCGACCATGTGCAGCGCATGTCGCTGTTGCTGAAGCAGAAGCTCGCGGGCATCTGCGATCGCCATCCCGACATCCTCAGCGAGGTGCGCGGCGAGGGGCTGTTGCTCGGCGTCAAGGCGGTGATCCCGGCCGGCGATCTCGGCAATGCGCTGCGCGACGAGAAGCTGCTGACGGTTGCGGCCGGTGACAATGTGCTGCGCATGCTGCCGCCGCTGATCGTCAGCGAGGCGGAGATCGACGAGGCGGTGCAGCGCATCGAGCGGGCCTGCGCCAAGCTGAGCGCTGCCGCGAAGCGGGGAGTGGCCTGA
- a CDS encoding GcrA family cell cycle regulator, with protein sequence MTVITWSDERVEQLKKLWEAGLSASQIAAELGNVTRNAVIGKVHRLGLSGRAKSPSTSVPRPRKARPAQHIMRISRPVSRGNTALAHAFEMEVEADPIAFDNVVPMSQRKTLLELTEDTCHWPVGDPGSADFFFCGGKSLTGLPYCGHHSRVAYQPAADRRRNPSRPR encoded by the coding sequence ATGACAGTCATTACCTGGTCCGACGAGCGCGTGGAGCAACTCAAGAAGCTCTGGGAAGCGGGGCTTTCGGCAAGCCAGATCGCGGCTGAACTCGGCAATGTCACGCGCAATGCCGTGATCGGCAAAGTCCATCGGCTCGGACTCTCCGGCCGCGCCAAGTCACCGTCCACATCCGTCCCGCGTCCGCGCAAGGCGCGGCCCGCCCAGCACATCATGCGCATCTCGCGTCCGGTCTCACGCGGCAACACCGCGCTGGCTCATGCCTTCGAGATGGAAGTCGAGGCCGATCCGATCGCCTTCGACAACGTGGTTCCGATGAGTCAACGCAAGACGCTCCTGGAACTCACCGAAGATACCTGCCACTGGCCGGTCGGCGATCCCGGCAGCGCCGACTTTTTCTTCTGTGGCGGCAAGTCGCTCACCGGTCTTCCCTACTGCGGCCATCACTCCCGAGTCGCCTATCAGCCGGCTGCGGACCGCCGCCGGAACCCGTCGCGGCCGCGCTGA
- the phoB gene encoding phosphate regulon transcriptional regulator PhoB, with the protein MNARILVVEDEEALTTLLRYNLDAEGYDVETVGRGDEADTRLKERVPDLVVLDWMLPGLSGIELCRRLRARPETRQLPIIMLTARGEESERVRGLATGADDYIVKPFSVPELLARVRGLLRRASPERMANVLSWGDLELDREKRRVSRAGQPIELGPTEYRLLEFFLEHPGRVFSREQLLDSVWGRDIYIDERTVDVHIGRLRKLLNSGRAIDPIRTVRGAGYALDDRFGKVEQQQ; encoded by the coding sequence ATGAACGCACGGATTCTGGTTGTCGAAGACGAAGAGGCGCTGACGACGCTCTTGCGTTACAATCTCGACGCGGAAGGCTACGACGTCGAAACCGTCGGGCGTGGCGACGAAGCCGATACGCGCTTGAAGGAGCGTGTGCCCGACCTGGTGGTGCTCGACTGGATGCTGCCGGGGCTCTCCGGCATCGAACTGTGCCGCCGCCTGCGGGCCCGTCCTGAAACGCGGCAGTTGCCGATCATCATGCTGACCGCGCGCGGCGAGGAAAGCGAGCGAGTGCGCGGGCTCGCCACCGGCGCCGACGACTATATCGTCAAGCCGTTCTCAGTGCCGGAGCTGTTGGCGCGCGTGCGCGGCCTGTTGCGCCGCGCCTCGCCGGAGCGGATGGCCAACGTGCTGTCCTGGGGCGACCTGGAGCTCGATCGCGAGAAGCGTCGCGTCTCCCGCGCGGGCCAGCCGATCGAACTCGGTCCGACCGAGTATCGCCTGCTCGAGTTCTTCCTTGAGCATCCGGGCCGCGTGTTCAGCCGCGAGCAACTGCTCGACAGCGTCTGGGGCCGGGACATCTACATCGACGAACGCACCGTCGATGTGCATATCGGCCGTCTGCGCAAGCTGTTGAACTCCGGCCGGGCGATCGATCCGATCCGCACCGTGCGCGGCGCGGGCTATGCTCTCGACGATCGTTTCGGCAAGGTGGAGCAGCAGCAGTAG
- the phoU gene encoding phosphate signaling complex protein PhoU, producing the protein MASEHTAKAFDADLQELARLVAEMGGLAERQIGDSVDALVRRDAALAKQVVELDTEIDRLQHQIEERAVLTIARRQPMAVDLREIVGALRVATDLERIGDLAKNIGKRVNQLDGDFHPMKLIRGLEHMTALVQSQIKSVLDAYAAHDLPAAMAVWKGDEEVDAICTSLFRELLTYMMEDPRNISFCIHLMFCAKNIERIGDHATNIAETVFYMIEGQQISDKRPKGDMTSFAAMAPGN; encoded by the coding sequence ATGGCTTCAGAACATACCGCAAAGGCATTCGACGCCGATCTGCAGGAGCTCGCGCGTCTGGTTGCCGAGATGGGCGGCCTGGCCGAGCGCCAGATCGGCGACTCCGTCGACGCGCTGGTGCGCCGCGATGCCGCGCTCGCCAAGCAGGTCGTCGAACTCGATACCGAGATCGACAGGCTGCAGCATCAGATCGAGGAGCGGGCGGTGCTGACGATCGCCCGCCGCCAGCCGATGGCGGTCGACCTGCGCGAGATCGTTGGCGCGTTGCGCGTCGCCACCGACCTGGAGCGGATCGGCGACCTCGCCAAGAACATCGGCAAGCGGGTCAACCAGCTTGATGGCGATTTTCATCCGATGAAGCTGATCCGCGGCCTCGAGCATATGACGGCGCTGGTGCAGTCGCAGATCAAGTCGGTGCTGGATGCCTATGCCGCACACGATCTGCCGGCGGCGATGGCGGTGTGGAAGGGCGACGAGGAGGTCGATGCGATCTGCACCTCTTTGTTCCGCGAATTGCTCACCTACATGATGGAAGACCCGCGCAACATCTCGTTCTGTATCCACCTGATGTTCTGCGCCAAGAATATCGAGCGGATCGGCGATCACGCCACCAACATCGCCGAGACGGTGTTCTACATGATCGAAGGTCAGCAGATCTCCGACAAGCGCCCGAAGGGCGATATGACCAGCTTCGCCGCGATGGCGCCTGGCAACTAA
- the pstB gene encoding phosphate ABC transporter ATP-binding protein PstB, whose amino-acid sequence MSATADSTPKITVRDLNFFYGDARALKNINLTLGTNRVTAFIGPSGCGKSTLLRIFNRMYDLYPGQRAEGQILLDKTNILDPKLDLNLLRARVGMVFQKPTPFPMTIYENIAFGIRLYEKISRSEMDDRVEAALRGGALWDEVKDKLNASGLSLSGGQQQRLCIARTIAVRPEVILFDEPCSALDPISTAKIEELINGLKEDYTIAIVTHNMQQAARVSDYTAFMYLGELIEFDATNKIFTSPSDRRTQDYITGRFG is encoded by the coding sequence ATGTCGGCCACCGCCGACAGCACGCCGAAGATCACCGTTCGCGACCTCAACTTCTTCTACGGCGACGCGCGTGCGCTGAAGAACATCAACCTGACGCTCGGCACCAACCGCGTCACGGCCTTCATCGGCCCGTCGGGGTGCGGCAAGTCCACCTTGCTGCGCATCTTCAACCGGATGTACGATCTGTATCCGGGCCAGCGCGCGGAAGGGCAGATCCTGCTCGACAAGACCAATATTCTGGACCCGAAGCTCGATCTCAATCTCTTGCGCGCGCGGGTCGGCATGGTGTTCCAGAAGCCGACGCCGTTTCCGATGACGATCTACGAGAACATCGCTTTCGGCATCCGCCTGTACGAGAAGATCTCCCGGTCGGAGATGGACGATCGCGTCGAGGCGGCGCTACGCGGCGGTGCGCTCTGGGACGAGGTGAAGGACAAGCTCAATGCCTCGGGCCTCAGCCTGTCGGGCGGCCAGCAGCAGCGGCTGTGCATCGCGCGGACCATTGCGGTGCGCCCGGAGGTGATCCTGTTCGACGAGCCGTGCTCGGCGCTCGATCCGATCTCGACCGCCAAGATCGAAGAGCTGATCAACGGCCTGAAGGAAGATTATACGATCGCGATCGTGACCCATAATATGCAGCAGGCCGCGCGCGTGTCGGACTATACGGCGTTCATGTATCTCGGCGAGCTGATCGAGTTCGACGCGACTAACAAGATCTTCACCTCGCCGTCGGATCGCCGGACGCAAGATTACATTACCGGCCGGTTCGGTTGA
- the pstA gene encoding phosphate ABC transporter permease PstA, with translation MTIADTSVPAANPIYSRRRRADVIVRLLCVGAALFGVSWLALILFTLFWNGLAGISLQIFTEMTPPPGSNSGGLLNAIVGSLLMTLIGVGIGAPLGLFAGTYMAEYGRHDQLTSVVRFINDILLSAPSIIIGLFVYGAVVVPMGGFSALAGALALAVIVIPVVVRTTEDMLLLVPNPLREAASALGLPRSLVIRRVAYRAARAGIITGVLLATARVAGETAPLLFTALSNQFWSLDLTKTMANLPVTINNFVQSPYDYWKQLAWAGALIITLAVLALNIGARILGAERTNK, from the coding sequence ATGACCATCGCCGATACCAGCGTTCCGGCTGCCAATCCGATCTATAGCCGCCGCCGGCGGGCGGACGTCATCGTGCGCCTGCTCTGCGTCGGTGCGGCGCTGTTCGGCGTGAGCTGGCTCGCGCTGATCCTGTTCACGTTGTTCTGGAACGGGCTTGCCGGCATCAGCCTGCAGATCTTCACGGAGATGACACCGCCGCCGGGCTCCAACAGCGGCGGCCTGCTCAATGCCATCGTCGGTTCGCTGCTCATGACGTTGATCGGCGTCGGCATCGGCGCGCCGCTTGGCCTGTTCGCCGGCACTTACATGGCCGAGTACGGCCGTCACGACCAGCTCACCTCGGTCGTCCGCTTCATCAACGACATTCTGCTGAGCGCGCCGTCGATCATCATCGGTCTGTTCGTCTACGGCGCGGTGGTGGTGCCGATGGGCGGCTTCTCGGCGCTCGCCGGTGCGCTGGCGCTGGCGGTGATCGTCATTCCGGTGGTGGTGCGCACCACCGAGGACATGCTGCTGCTGGTGCCCAATCCGCTGCGCGAGGCGGCGTCCGCCCTCGGCCTGCCGCGGTCGCTGGTGATCCGCCGCGTCGCCTATCGCGCCGCCCGCGCCGGCATCATCACCGGCGTTCTGCTCGCCACCGCCCGCGTGGCAGGTGAAACCGCGCCGCTGTTGTTCACGGCGCTGTCGAACCAGTTCTGGAGCCTCGATCTCACCAAGACGATGGCCAACCTGCCGGTCACCATCAACAACTTCGTGCAGAGTCCTTACGACTACTGGAAGCAGCTCGCCTGGGCGGGCGCGCTGATCATCACGCTTGCAGTTCTGGCCCTGAATATCGGTGCGCGTATCCTTGGCGCCGAAAGGACGAATAAATGA
- the pstC gene encoding phosphate ABC transporter permease subunit PstC translates to MVVQGGSLEASEPFDRARALSAFKLSDSLFYWATRLAALSVLGILGGIILSLIVGAWPAMKAFGFEFLWTQRWAPSAQPEPVMGALGPIYGTLVTSVIAMLIAVPVGLGIAVFLTELCPQWLRRPIGIAVELLAGIPSIIYGMWGFFVLGPFLAHTFQPFMISIFEGVPVLGAVFAGPPSYLSLFNASLILAIMVLPFITAVSRDVFATVPPVLKEAAYGVGCTTWEVIRYVVIPYTRVGVIGGVMLALGRALGETMAVTFIIGNSFRVSSSIFAPGTTISAAIASEFAESDGLHQSSLILLGLLLFILTFFVLAAARLMLLRLERKAGK, encoded by the coding sequence ATCGTCGTTCAAGGGGGATCGTTGGAAGCGTCCGAGCCATTCGACCGCGCTCGTGCCCTCAGTGCGTTCAAGCTCAGCGACAGCCTTTTCTACTGGGCGACCCGCCTCGCCGCGCTGTCGGTGCTCGGCATCCTGGGCGGTATCATTCTCTCGCTGATCGTCGGCGCCTGGCCGGCGATGAAAGCCTTCGGTTTCGAATTTCTCTGGACCCAGCGGTGGGCGCCGTCGGCGCAGCCGGAGCCCGTCATGGGCGCGCTCGGCCCGATCTACGGGACGCTCGTCACCTCGGTCATCGCCATGTTGATTGCCGTGCCGGTCGGTCTCGGCATCGCCGTCTTCCTCACCGAACTCTGCCCGCAATGGCTGCGCCGGCCGATCGGCATCGCCGTCGAACTGCTCGCCGGCATTCCCTCGATCATCTACGGCATGTGGGGCTTCTTCGTGCTCGGCCCGTTCCTGGCGCACACGTTCCAGCCGTTCATGATCAGCATCTTCGAGGGCGTTCCGGTGCTCGGTGCGGTCTTCGCGGGCCCGCCATCCTATCTCAGCCTGTTCAACGCCTCGCTGATCCTGGCGATCATGGTGCTGCCATTCATCACTGCGGTCTCGCGCGACGTGTTCGCGACCGTTCCGCCGGTGCTGAAGGAGGCGGCCTACGGCGTCGGCTGCACAACCTGGGAAGTGATCCGCTACGTGGTGATCCCCTACACCCGCGTCGGCGTGATCGGCGGCGTCATGCTGGCGCTCGGCCGCGCGCTCGGCGAAACGATGGCGGTGACGTTCATCATCGGCAACTCGTTCCGCGTCTCCTCGTCGATCTTCGCGCCGGGCACGACGATCTCGGCGGCGATCGCCTCGGAGTTTGCCGAGAGCGACGGCCTGCACCAGTCGTCGCTGATCCTGCTCGGCCTGCTGCTGTTCATTCTGACATTCTTCGTGCTCGCTGCGGCGCGGCTGATGCTGCTGCGACTCGAGCGCAAGGCGGGGAAGTGA
- the pstS gene encoding phosphate ABC transporter substrate-binding protein PstS, producing the protein MNFLKATLAASVLAATALSAQAADITGAGATFPFPIYSKWADTYKKETGNGLNYQSIGSGAGIKQIQAKTVTFGATDAPLKADQLEKDGLVQWPQVMGAIVPVVNLDGVKPGELVLSGQVLADIYLGKITKWDDAAIKKLNPSVNLPATAIAVVRRSDGSGTTFNFTDYLAKASDEWKSKVGSNTAVEWPVGVGAKGNEGVAGNVSQTKNSIGYVEYAYAKQNKLTYAALVNKAGKTVQPTIATFQAAAANADWAKAPGYYVILTDQPGDQSWPITAATFILMHKQPTDKAAAAEAIKFFTWAFEKGGKAAEELDYIPMPASVVDLIKKTWSADIKS; encoded by the coding sequence GTGAATTTTCTCAAAGCAACTCTCGCCGCCAGCGTTCTCGCTGCGACGGCGCTCAGCGCGCAGGCCGCCGACATTACCGGCGCGGGCGCGACCTTCCCGTTTCCGATCTATTCGAAGTGGGCCGACACGTACAAGAAGGAGACCGGCAACGGCCTGAACTATCAGTCGATCGGCTCCGGCGCCGGCATCAAGCAGATCCAGGCCAAGACCGTGACTTTCGGCGCCACCGACGCGCCGCTGAAGGCCGATCAGCTTGAGAAGGACGGCCTCGTGCAGTGGCCGCAGGTGATGGGCGCGATCGTGCCGGTCGTCAATCTCGACGGCGTCAAGCCGGGCGAGCTGGTGCTGAGCGGCCAGGTGCTCGCCGACATCTATCTCGGCAAGATCACCAAGTGGGACGATGCGGCGATCAAGAAGCTGAACCCCTCGGTCAACCTGCCGGCGACGGCGATCGCCGTGGTCCGCCGCTCTGACGGTTCGGGCACGACGTTCAACTTCACGGATTACCTGGCGAAGGCGAGCGACGAGTGGAAGAGCAAGGTCGGCTCGAACACCGCGGTCGAATGGCCGGTCGGCGTTGGCGCCAAGGGCAACGAAGGCGTCGCCGGTAACGTGTCGCAGACCAAGAACTCGATCGGTTATGTCGAGTATGCGTACGCGAAGCAGAACAAGCTGACCTACGCCGCTCTCGTCAACAAGGCCGGCAAGACCGTGCAGCCGACGATTGCGACCTTCCAGGCCGCCGCAGCCAATGCCGATTGGGCGAAGGCTCCGGGCTACTATGTGATCCTGACCGATCAGCCCGGCGACCAGTCGTGGCCGATCACCGCCGCGACCTTCATCCTGATGCACAAGCAGCCGACCGATAAGGCCGCTGCCGCCGAGGCAATCAAGTTCTTCACCTGGGCGTTCGAGAAGGGCGGCAAGGCTGCCGAGGAACTCGACTACATCCCGATGCCGGCTTCGGTGGTCGATCTGATCAAGAAGACCTGGAGCGCGGACATCAAGAGCTGA
- a CDS encoding ATP-binding protein, producing the protein MAANASSLSAPWSDRIKRAAIILLVTAIVLGGLVVLTDLSLARAIFAFICIAAAALVPWQLHDGARSSDAEPRIDPVDSAVVRSLVAGLPDPSVLLDRAGRVLHFNQEASELAPALRRGELAQSALRAPEIVATLRQALATNKMQRATYVEHVPIDRWMELVVTPIPVPTHFGGADTCMLMTFHDQTPLRRVEEMRADFVANASHELRTPLAALSGFIDTLLGPAKDDPSARERFLGIMRVQATRMARLIDDLLSLSRIELSAHVRPSSPIDLPPLVRQVVDGLEVLAQERGVEVTVDIPETPVIVPGDRDELLRLFENLIENGLKYGASGGKVEVTLVETPAEIRVKVRDYGPGIAPEHLPRLTERFYRVDVGDSRAQGGTGLGLSLVKHILNRHRGRLLIESVPDKGATFTAVFPKAAAVEAR; encoded by the coding sequence GTGGCTGCGAACGCCTCGTCTCTTTCAGCGCCATGGTCGGACCGCATCAAGCGGGCTGCGATCATTCTGCTCGTCACGGCGATCGTGCTGGGCGGTCTCGTCGTACTCACGGACCTCAGCCTCGCGCGGGCGATCTTCGCTTTCATCTGCATCGCCGCCGCCGCTCTCGTTCCCTGGCAGCTGCATGACGGTGCGCGCTCCAGCGATGCGGAGCCGCGGATCGATCCGGTTGATTCCGCGGTCGTACGCTCGCTGGTCGCCGGTCTTCCCGATCCGTCGGTGCTGCTCGATCGCGCCGGCCGCGTGCTGCATTTCAATCAGGAAGCGAGCGAGCTTGCGCCGGCGCTGCGCCGCGGCGAGCTTGCGCAGTCGGCGCTGCGGGCGCCGGAGATCGTCGCCACGCTCCGGCAGGCGCTGGCGACCAACAAGATGCAGCGGGCGACCTATGTCGAGCATGTGCCGATCGATCGCTGGATGGAGTTGGTGGTGACGCCAATTCCGGTGCCGACCCATTTCGGCGGGGCCGACACCTGCATGCTGATGACGTTCCACGACCAGACGCCGCTGCGCCGGGTCGAGGAGATGCGCGCCGATTTCGTCGCTAATGCCAGTCACGAGTTGCGCACGCCGCTGGCGGCGCTGTCCGGCTTTATCGATACATTGCTGGGGCCGGCCAAGGACGATCCCTCCGCACGGGAGCGGTTCCTCGGGATCATGCGGGTCCAGGCGACCCGGATGGCGCGGTTGATCGACGACCTGCTGTCCTTGTCGCGGATCGAACTGTCCGCCCATGTTCGTCCCAGCAGCCCGATCGACCTGCCGCCGCTGGTGCGTCAGGTGGTGGATGGTCTCGAGGTGTTGGCGCAGGAGCGCGGCGTCGAGGTGACCGTCGATATTCCGGAAACGCCGGTAATCGTGCCGGGTGATCGCGACGAACTGCTGCGGCTATTCGAGAATTTGATCGAGAACGGCCTGAAATACGGCGCGTCTGGCGGCAAGGTCGAGGTGACGCTGGTCGAGACGCCTGCCGAGATCCGCGTCAAGGTCCGTGACTACGGTCCCGGCATTGCGCCGGAGCATCTGCCGCGCCTGACCGAGCGCTTCTACCGTGTCGATGTCGGCGACAGCCGGGCGCAGGGCGGGACCGGGTTAGGCCTGTCGCTGGTGAAGCATATTTTGAACCGCCACCGCGGCCGGCTCCTGATCGAAAGCGTCCCCGACAAGGGCGCAACGTTTACCGCGGTTTTCCCCAAGGCGGCTGCCGTCGAAGCGCGATAG